CATAGGGTGGGTGGCTCGTAGTGCAGCTGATGTCCTGGATCTCGTTACCTCCCAGTGGAGAGCAGTGGATAACCAGATGCATGAACCAGCAGTCCAACAACCGCACTGGAGCGGTCACTGATGCAACCAGGCACAAGATGGCCTTTCCAAACCACACACAGCGAAATTCCTTTGGGCAGCGTGTCTCTAACAGAGTAGGCTGCCTTTTTCACACTAGACACACCGCCTGCACAGTAGcttcaagggttagggttagaatttAAAATGACAATCTTgacctaataaaaaaaaatatatatatatgaatgtcaGAGTAATTAGAGGTTCAAAACATTCTTGTCTGGCACTTAGCACTTGTTGGATTCCAGTTGTTCATCATGTTTCATTTATAGGACTTTTCAAAGGTTTTTAAGGCGTTTTTTGCCTGTAAGTCTCAGTCTTATTTTCTTTGGGGCCTTGTGGTAAAGGCTGCCCATAACCTTGGTGCTTAAACGTGTGATAGTTTATAATAATAGTTGCAATAATGCTTTCCGTTGCCTCACTGCATGATAACTTGTTTGGTAGACTCAACCTCAGCTTCACCAAGACAAACAGTAACAGAAGTGAGATTTCAGGATGTGATGTTCCAGCCTCCCATTCACCATCCTGCTCACGGACCCACGGGCTCAAACTGAGCACTGGACGTCAGTCACAAACGGCTACACTTCATCCCCTGGTTCAGCTTTGCTTTCAAGTGTACTAGAATGTCTTGCTGGTGCTTTGTCTAATTGGTGCTAAagtgattttttattttatccaGATTTTGTacatatatttgaaaaatagtaTACACTGTTTGTCAGCTGCAACCTTTTCAGATGTTATGCCACATGAGAATAAACATATTGACAGACTGAAACAAGGGATGTGTTATTGGAAGCCCTGTGAGGTTTGGTAACGCTGTGTTCACACCCAACAAGAAGCCTTTTTTCACAGTGTCACGCAATATTCTTTTTCTCAATTTTCTTGATATACTGTGTCAGAAAGTTCACCGTAAATTCAGAAAATAAATGTAGAAGTTACTCGTTGTAATCACATATGGCTTGTTAAAGGTGTTTATGTTCCAGGTCACCCATTTTAGATCCAGGCTCATGCTATAAGGTGTAGCTATAAGGGTTAGCCTATACTCCATCAGCTGTTGGGGCTGATTCAGGTGTCCAGGAATTTCGTGTCCCATGAAAAGATATTCCACTGGTCCCCTTAAagaggatgggtatagctcagtgggacagagtttgactgcagatcagagAGGCCACAGGTTCAAATACCCCGTTAATCACCTtgtataaaagtgtctgctaaatacaaACTGGTGAACTGAAAGGTTCATGGCTGGTTTAGTTGTGGAAGAAATTGTATTCCAAACTAGTGGTAATACTTGCAGAGGGAGATGCAGCTATTATGTGTTCACCACTAGAAAGTAGCCTTGTGAAAAAAATTTGGGACACAAACACGATCACAATTACCCAAACCACAGGCTTCGTCATGCCATAAACTTTATTTCTCGTGTTCAAAAAATTAAGCAGAAGTTCATACTTAATATCACGTTATAATAATACTGAAATAAACTCTTTCCTGCCTaaaggtcctgtgtgtgtttccccctgTGAGAGAGGAAGCGGGAAGCAGGGAGATGGTTGGGTCTGGTGAGGTGGATGCAGCAGTTGTTATACAGTCCTGTTCTGTTCTCTTTGCTAAGTTTCAGGTATAAATGTGGCTTTTCTGAAGTTAAACTGTGGGCCTTAGGGGTTTCATGCAGGCACCATCTGAGCCATCatttcaaacaaataaataataataattaagaaCAAAGGCAATAAAACGATGACGATTCAACATGAACACCCTCTCCTCTGGGTGTAGTAAGGTTTGTAACACAGATTGTTTCCATGAAACAACATACTGTACAAATCACACCAGAGTTTCCGTGTGTACAAGCACACTTACAAATACCTAGAAGACAAGGTACATAAGACCCACAGAGGAGGAGCCCTTAAAGCACATGTACATAGAGCACATGATGAACAAACACTGCTTTCTAATCCCCACGGTCTGAGAGAGGCCCCCAACAGGCCAACAGCATATCAAAGATACAACGTTTTCATAAAGAGACTAATTCAACGTAAAAAGTCAtgatacaaaaatatttttgtatgttgtttttttttttttttgggctGTGTAAACTTTGTTTCCATAGCAACCAAAAGGCACTGTCTCCTTCTCACCATCTCCAGGCCAACATCAGATCTCCATAGCAACAATACTGACTATCCGGCCTGGACAGTACAGAACAATGACCCTGCCAGACCAAAACACGACTGACCATTTAGCCTCAACATGAGCCCAACCCAGCAGTGAACTGCCAGGACCTCAACAGCAGCCTGCTGTGTCTGGGCACACTGTACAGCAATGACCAATCAGTTGGTAAATGCACACTTAACACAAATGCTACATAGCCTGTAGCTGCAAGCCTCAcccctttgaccccccccccccccccccccccccacaaaaaaaggCTTTCCTGAACATGTCCCTTATTCAGTGTGACACCATAATACTGACATTGGTATCTTATGCTGCACGGCAACACTGTGAATGGCAACCAGTTACTGGATTTAAACAATGTCGGTATCGGAAATTTCACTTCAACACATTATAGTAGAATTCCTTGATCAGGCATCAATTGTTTTTCTATAAGACAAATGCCCAAAATGTTGTCTTAATCTGCAAATGGCTgacacaaaatgacacatgaAAAAGACAAGAATGGCGAGGCCTCCTTCTCTGGTGGAGACAGGTCAGAACACCACCTAGCCAGGCGGTGTGCTTCATCTCAACACTCAATGGTTACTCTGAGTCACACAGAGGGTTTTTCCCCAACGTCCACTTCTGAACTGAATCATGTGCATCATACAatcaacacacacctgaccacagCCCAGTCTCCTGGTGCACAGCCTATCACAGCCTGTGGCTCATGTACTGAAAttgtgattttcttttttttcccctttttgaaCTCGTTCTACTATAGCAAACATTCTACACGTTTCATGCTGAAACAGGAACAGAGCATACGCCTAAAGCTCAGATCTGACATCACGTGTGTCAGTTGCTGCCAATGTGAGAGACACATGGATTTGCAACTGccccaatatatattttttcttccaGATTCTGAGGTATAGATGCTAACAGCAgtcaaaatgtaaaacataacACAAATCCCTTTCATGCTCGATTGTAACAAACAGTACACCAAGACGTTGTTCATTAAAATTAGTTTGCTCTAAAAGTGCCtctaaaaatgtaaaaatatttgaaaacaaatgcCCTAAACTCCTCACCAACACCCAGGCTTCTATCAGTAGGGTGATTTCATAGCTACAAGgggtctgtgacatcacagatgTAATAATCTGTGTCACATAAAAAATGCAAAGGCTCTGTGACACAGCCAGCTACGAGGATCAGTGAAATCCCAGCATACAACGTGTGACATCACAAGTCTTCTTTCTGACATCATAGTTTGCTACAGGCGTTTCCTCACCTGTTCCACCGGGAGTTTAAACGTGAGATTCAAACGCAACAGAAACATGTACCATCTACATAACCCACAGCAGAGTAGAGTTCACACCTTCTACAGCCTGGTACACTTGgcaagagagcgtgtgtgtgtgtgtgtcacataaGTATCAGTCATTTAGAAGTGACTCAGGTTTTTCATATCCAAACAGTCTGAAGTCTGGCTCATAGAGCCTGTACAGTTCCCTCCGGGCCACTAGGGGCACTGTGCTGAACCAGTCGGCCTCCCAGCTGCTGGCTGTCAGGTTCCTGTGAGAGGTGGGGAACTCCACCACGTTGTCCACCTTCAGGATCCTCAGCAGGTGCTCCGCGTCCTCCTCCACCGTCTCCAGGTGGCCCACAAAGTCATACTGGATCTGACACGGATGGCACAGCCGGTACACCTGGCGCCAGTGCTCGTTAAAGGGCATTTCTGTCTCCGTCTGGGGGTCCAGCAGGTACTGGATGAactgggagaaggaggggcGGAGCTTCGCGGCAAAGGCCTCGTCCACCGAGGTGGGCAGGTCTGAGTGGTTGCCGTAGCGCCGGAGTATGACCTGGGAGAAGCGTTTGTAGAACTCCTCGTTGCGCAGCTGGAACTTGTTCCGGAAGGCGGAGATGAGACGGACGAAAGGGTCCCTGACAAACAGGAACTTGGTGTACTTCTGAAGCTTCACCTTCAAAACCAGGTCAAAGTTCATCAAGAACCATGGAAACAGTAACAGATCCACTTGAGATCTTAAGAATATAAAGTAACATGTTTTTTGAATGTGACATAGTTGATTCCTATTTTTATCTAAATATATTgattcaaaatacaaaactttTAAACTATTCACTGCAGCCTCATACACGTGGAGATAAGGTCACCAGTGTTAAGAATTGATCAAACAATGGGGTAAAAATTATGTTTTAAGTTTTACGTCAATAAACTATTTACAGGAGCTCCTTCAAATTCAATGTGAAGAGGTTCCACTGACCTTCATGAGGTGGCGGGAAAACTTGCCGTAGCGTTTCCAGAACTTGTTGAAGGTGAAGTGCAGGCTGCTGTTGTGGACCATGTCCCGGGGCACGGCCGAGGGCTCACGGTAAGGCACCCCATCCAGGAGCATGCTCTCACTCAGAACGATCATGATGCGCTTCCAGTTACTGCACGCCACCTAGCGCAGCGCAGAGTTAAGGCTTAATAAAACAGTAGTGTACAAAACATTAAAGTAAGGTAAAAACAGAAAAGTAAATGGTTGGTATtatctccaggtgtgtgtgtatcttgagCCCACACTGAGGTATATGATGCTGTGCGTCTGTGTCCAGACCTTGGGTACGTAGCAGTAGATGATGCCGTGCCGGTCGTCCACTATCAGGTGGTCCAGCTCCTTGTTGGGGATGTCGTCGAACGTCCGGTTCTTCCCGGGGAAGCTGACAGCGTCGTCGTGGCACAGCTCCTGCAGCCTCTGCCGGCGAGCGTCCTGCCGCTGCCTCTGCTCCGGCGCCACGGGGCCCGCGTGGATCTTCCACTCCCTCGGAGGCACGTAGCGCTCCTCAGCACGCTCCGATTGGTTGATGGGTTCCTGCGGCGCGGTCTCGGTGGGGTCGGAGGTCCCCTCCAGGAACTGGTTGACGAAGGCGTCGATGTcggacaggaaggaggggacgtggggggtgaggggggcgggctgggggggccggggggtcCTGGGCCcggggggggagataggggaGACGGGGGTGTGCAGGTAGAAGTGGGAGGCCCCAACATCGTCCCAGTAGAGGATGATGAACAGGATCATGAAGACGGAACCCAGGATCAGAGAGATCCGGAACAGCCGGGACTTCCCCATGGTGTGGGCTTCAGGAACTAGTCACTGCCCTGGGGCTCACCGTGCTGGGGCTCACCGCGCTGGGGCTGACTGCGCTGGGGCTCACTGCGCTGGGGCTGACTGTGCTGGGGCTCACTGCCCTGGGGCTCACCGTGCTGGGGCTCACCGCGCTGGGGCTGACTGCGCTGGGGCTCACTGCGCTGGGGCTGACTGTGCTGGGGCTCACTGCCCTGGGGCTGACTGCGCTGCTGCTCTGGGTCAGGCTGGCTGGACgcgctcctccctcaccccagcTCCATTTCAGCATGccctggagacacacagcaacactacaCTGAGGTAGGTGATCACCGGCTGTGTGTAACTGCAATCTTTTCACAGCAAATGGTTCCTGACGGCTGTGAACAGGCCTCCACACATGCGTGTGATTACACGTGggtgcacacagtcacacataatGTAGATGAGGATGGAAACGGTTTGAACAGGTTGAAGAATGCAGCTTTGTGGCTACCAGGCTTTTTAGCCTCCGGAGACTCACTCACACGTAGCTGCCAAATGCCTGTCCGTCAGCCATACACCCATGAAACTACCATTCAAAAACATGTAAAGGTCTACTgcaaataaaaaacacatttgaatcaAAAACTACATTTTTACCGTAGTTTTCTTAAGCTATGTTGAACAATACCGGGTCGCTTTATCTTTCCTTCCTGTTTTTAAAGTGTCTGTATACGTCACGTTTCCATTCCATAGATTCTAAATATGGAACTGTGGCTCCACATCCTTATTCCTCTCTCACAGGAACCTCCACCAACTCTGCCGCAGACTGCTCCAAGTGGGTTGCGGTGAGATGACACGGTGCGGGCTGAGGAGCTACGAATTCGGGCTCTTCTCGTTATTCGGTAACAACTAAAATAACGCTAGAGAGGTTGAAACATATTTCTATCAAATTATTCAAACGGTCACACTGTGTTTTAAAGTGACGTGCAGCGGTCCGTTCTAGCGGACACAATGTAGGCTTTCACGCCACGAGCAGCGGAGGCAGAACGCGCCACACGGCACATATCGGTTGGAGAAAGCAGAACGGACATCAGACAGAAACATGAAATCTGGGTTTAAACGGCAGTAGTATAGAACTAAGAGGGGGATCATTTCGGTTCAGGACAGTCTCTTCATCTCAGTGAGATTCGGCTTCCCAGTTTGTCCGAGACAGAACCTAAGTCCGGTGACCGGGAAAACCTTTCAAAGTCTACTCGCTGCTACTGTCACAGACTTTTAATGTTTGTTTTCGAAAATAACGTTAATATcccgagaaagaaagaaagcgcCCTTACCTTGTCTGGGGTCTTCTCTTCTCCCCGCCGCGTCAGCTGCTGAGATGCGCGATCACGCTGTTTTTGGATCGACCGTTGTTCACGGCATCGCGAGATTACATTGGCAGTCTCTGTCTGCAAACGAAAAAAGAGGCCACCTCGCACTTTCTAGGTCAACAATCATTCACTGGCCGCTCAGAAAAATGAATAGAACCCTTTAAATGAACAAAACTACGTTTTAGACAGACTATGATCCTTTAACCTTTAAATCTTGTGGTAGCTAGGGAGACAAACCCCATGATGTAATAGGGAGATGATGAAAATCTGAGAATTACGTTTGTCCCAAAGAATGTGAaaccaataaaaaatacaaatcgaTACTTTTTAGTCGTGAGATGACGAGGGAACCTACTAAAAGAGTGAAGACAGACCTCTATTTAGATGACAAGTGCATCCATCCAtcaaaccatccatccatccgtgTGATGGGTGTCAGTAACTCAATCTGCTTGCTCTCGTTGTGGCAGAAAACCAGACTGGGGGTTAGTAACTACAATCCTGTCATTAATCTATTGGATTAAATGTGTCAAAGTTCCCTTCCAGCAGCAGATGGCCCTTTCTCTGATACACACGTACAGATGATATCTCAACAGACAGCTGCCGTgcccaaacacagacagctCCATCTGTACACATGCCGACTGGCAGTTCTCAGCACTGAACAGTGAGCATGGGCATCTGTGAGAGGAACAGTGAAATATGAAATAATACTCAACAGAAGATCCCTGTACTGCAGATGTACGCCACTAGAGTTCACTGAGGAGGCGTCTAGAAAGAGGACATCCTGACAGTTTTCTTTTGAAAATCCTTTAAATTGCCTGTTTTAATTTAAAGTCATGGGTTGACATAAAGATAATTTTTGGAAAGCTGTTTATTGGTAGAATACAGAAATAGTAACACTATTTACTACTATACTACTATAACTACACAATCTATAGTTAGTCGGTTAGGGTTGGTGTTTTTGTGCGCACGTAGCAAGTGAGA
Above is a window of Hypomesus transpacificus isolate Combined female chromosome 17, fHypTra1, whole genome shotgun sequence DNA encoding:
- the chst12a gene encoding carbohydrate sulfotransferase 12, yielding MGKSRLFRISLILGSVFMILFIILYWDDVGASHFYLHTPVSPISPPGPRTPRPPQPAPLTPHVPSFLSDIDAFVNQFLEGTSDPTETAPQEPINQSERAEERYVPPREWKIHAGPVAPEQRQRQDARRQRLQELCHDDAVSFPGKNRTFDDIPNKELDHLIVDDRHGIIYCYVPKVACSNWKRIMIVLSESMLLDGVPYREPSAVPRDMVHNSSLHFTFNKFWKRYGKFSRHLMKVKLQKYTKFLFVRDPFVRLISAFRNKFQLRNEEFYKRFSQVILRRYGNHSDLPTSVDEAFAAKLRPSFSQFIQYLLDPQTETEMPFNEHWRQVYRLCHPCQIQYDFVGHLETVEEDAEHLLRILKVDNVVEFPTSHRNLTASSWEADWFSTVPLVARRELYRLYEPDFRLFGYEKPESLLND